From a region of the Gemmatimonas aurantiaca genome:
- a CDS encoding M14 family zinc carboxypeptidase: MSSRMVRGAGTALAVAALTLTITGGNAEAQAARAGATGASATGSARFPLTRPERTDYTETSRYDDVIAYMKLMAAANPQIHLTTYGYTYEGRSLPLAVIGAPGATAAQVLATGKTRVYIQGNIHGGEVEGKEALLWLLRSIAKGERNAWLRNTVLLINPIYNADGNERISVANRGSQAGPVGGMGTRENALGLDLNRDGTKMETAEARSMARLLTEYQPHVAMDLHTTDGSSNSGFNMTYETSLSPNNSKAQMSLLRDELLPQITKAVKTKYGSDWFYYGGVSGTGADRAWRSDAELAKPRYTSTYYGVRNILGLLTEAYSYASFKTRITETYWFLEESLDFVAKHGPRIRDVVAAANKESIVGQELAVRQQLVKAPQPYEIVFAPTNSVRNPYVADRPYRLRPDGNTNRTTEMLPFFGTAVATETSVAPRVWVIPNVSQEPASSSAAAPGPAQAAGGPPGAAGGRGGARPGGFGAPGGTPTERMIASVTDRLDAHGITYTVTQRAMAFNGERFRISGNTTAEQNYQGTHRARTLTGAWEANQQTLPAGSVIISMEQPLARLTFLLMDPRSDDGFMWWNILDPVLGASPGPQYYPVLRSMSVPNY; the protein is encoded by the coding sequence ATGTCGTCACGCATGGTCCGCGGCGCAGGGACCGCGCTCGCTGTTGCTGCACTCACGCTGACGATCACCGGCGGCAACGCGGAAGCGCAGGCGGCACGCGCCGGTGCCACAGGTGCGAGTGCCACCGGCAGCGCCAGGTTTCCGCTCACGCGCCCCGAGCGCACGGACTACACGGAAACGAGCCGCTACGACGACGTCATCGCGTACATGAAGCTGATGGCGGCGGCCAACCCGCAGATCCACCTCACCACATACGGCTACACGTACGAGGGACGGTCACTCCCCCTCGCGGTCATTGGCGCACCCGGCGCCACCGCCGCGCAGGTGCTCGCCACCGGCAAGACCCGTGTCTACATCCAGGGCAACATCCACGGTGGAGAGGTGGAAGGCAAAGAGGCGCTGCTGTGGTTGCTGCGCTCGATTGCCAAGGGCGAACGCAACGCCTGGCTGCGCAATACGGTGCTGCTCATCAATCCGATCTACAACGCCGACGGCAACGAACGGATCAGCGTGGCCAATCGTGGCAGTCAGGCGGGTCCGGTGGGCGGCATGGGCACGCGCGAGAATGCCCTGGGACTCGATCTCAATCGCGATGGCACCAAGATGGAGACGGCCGAAGCCCGTTCCATGGCGCGGCTGCTCACCGAGTACCAGCCGCATGTGGCGATGGATCTGCATACCACCGATGGCAGCTCCAACAGCGGCTTCAACATGACGTATGAAACGTCGCTCAGCCCCAACAACTCGAAGGCGCAAATGAGCCTGTTGCGCGATGAGTTGCTGCCGCAGATCACCAAGGCGGTCAAGACCAAATACGGATCGGACTGGTTCTACTATGGTGGCGTGTCGGGTACGGGTGCAGACCGTGCGTGGCGCTCCGATGCGGAGCTCGCCAAGCCGCGTTACACGTCCACGTATTACGGCGTGCGCAACATCCTGGGTCTGCTCACCGAGGCCTACTCGTACGCGTCGTTCAAGACCCGCATCACCGAGACGTACTGGTTCCTCGAGGAATCACTCGACTTCGTGGCGAAGCATGGCCCGCGCATTCGCGACGTGGTGGCTGCAGCGAACAAGGAGTCCATCGTCGGTCAGGAACTGGCCGTGCGTCAGCAGTTGGTGAAGGCACCGCAGCCGTACGAGATCGTGTTCGCGCCCACCAACTCGGTGCGCAATCCGTACGTCGCGGATCGTCCGTATCGCCTGCGTCCCGATGGCAACACCAACCGCACCACGGAAATGCTGCCGTTCTTCGGCACCGCGGTGGCTACGGAAACCAGCGTTGCGCCGCGCGTATGGGTCATTCCCAATGTATCGCAGGAGCCCGCGTCCTCGTCGGCAGCCGCTCCCGGTCCCGCGCAGGCGGCTGGAGGCCCGCCGGGTGCCGCAGGTGGACGCGGTGGCGCCCGCCCCGGCGGCTTCGGTGCTCCGGGTGGCACGCCCACAGAACGCATGATCGCCAGTGTCACCGATCGCCTCGATGCGCATGGCATTACGTACACGGTCACCCAGCGCGCCATGGCGTTCAATGGTGAGCGGTTCCGCATCTCGGGCAACACGACGGCCGAGCAGAACTATCAGGGCACGCATCGCGCGCGCACGTTGACGGGTGCGTGGGAAGCCAATCAGCAGACGCTGCCGGCGGGCTCGGTGATCATCAGCATGGAGCAGCCGCTCGCGCGGCTCACGTTCCTGCTCATGGATCCGCGCTCTGACGATGGCTTCATGTGGTGGAACATCCTCGACCCGGTGCTCGGCGCTTCACCGGGGCCGCAGTACTACCCGGTGCTGCGTTCGATGAGCGTGCCGAACTATTGA
- a CDS encoding DNA/RNA helicase domain-containing protein gives MPGAGKTLVGLNIATQHLGQDDTHAVFLSGNGPLVAVLREALVEDDLQRQRALGNTPERKGAVIVCLVGGGQQIHTGEAGIGAWLDALRDTYPRRSDSKPTASICAWM, from the coding sequence GTGCCTGGTGCGGGCAAGACGCTCGTGGGGTTGAACATCGCCACGCAGCATCTCGGGCAAGACGATACCCATGCAGTGTTTCTATCGGGGAACGGGCCGCTCGTGGCCGTGCTCCGTGAGGCGCTTGTTGAAGATGATCTTCAACGCCAGCGCGCACTCGGCAATACGCCCGAACGCAAAGGTGCGGTGATAGTATGCCTGGTGGGTGGCGGTCAGCAGATCCACACGGGTGAGGCGGGCATCGGCGCGTGGTTGGATGCCCTCCGCGACACGTATCCGCGGCGCAGCGACTCAAAGCCTACTGCATCGATTTGCGCGTGGATGTAG
- a CDS encoding DUF4129 domain-containing protein: MPTLLACAAACLALVIAVGLQAPAVSAGPRWTPGPRFGPKRIPVEAVTIEWDPSFPPGDGWPTWATWVLAVLAAFLVGRWIRHLTRRPPKTNAARIRADSGVLSETDAQILKSGLAAAIERLSSSDRDLGNAVVQAWQGLEDAAAAAGLHRRPAETASEFTARILYRSRKSTEPIAVLLNLYQRVRFGEHTPDADEIATARHSLEVLVSLWQADFPERRRATGVR, from the coding sequence ATGCCGACGTTGCTCGCGTGCGCCGCCGCGTGCCTCGCACTCGTGATTGCCGTGGGGCTGCAGGCGCCCGCGGTTTCCGCTGGCCCTCGCTGGACGCCGGGGCCGCGATTTGGACCGAAGCGCATCCCGGTCGAAGCGGTCACGATCGAATGGGACCCCAGCTTCCCGCCGGGCGATGGCTGGCCCACCTGGGCGACATGGGTGCTGGCGGTGCTCGCCGCGTTCCTGGTCGGGCGCTGGATTCGTCACCTCACCCGCCGCCCACCCAAGACGAATGCCGCGCGCATACGCGCCGACTCCGGGGTGCTCAGTGAAACGGATGCACAGATCCTCAAGTCGGGACTGGCTGCTGCCATCGAGAGGCTCTCCTCCTCCGACCGGGATCTCGGCAACGCTGTCGTGCAGGCCTGGCAGGGGCTCGAGGATGCCGCAGCCGCAGCCGGCCTCCACCGTCGTCCCGCCGAAACCGCCTCGGAATTCACCGCACGCATTCTGTATCGGTCACGCAAATCGACCGAACCGATCGCCGTGCTGCTCAACCTGTATCAGCGGGTGCGGTTCGGCGAACACACCCCTGATGCGGACGAAATCGCGACCGCCCGCCACTCACTCGAAGTGCTCGTCAGTCTCTGGCAGGCAGACTTTCCCGAGCGCCGCCGTGCCACGGGAGTGCGCTGA
- a CDS encoding DinB family protein, producing the protein MNFPILFEHLEWADRRALTAMASLGQDSAQYAESVRLYAHLAGAAHTWCARVEGRTPEHPVWPSLSLDEATALSRVSVAGLRTAADGDLTRVVEYQNSAGHSFHNTVAEILGQVILHGSYHRGQLALLARQGGGTPAMTDYIFYARM; encoded by the coding sequence ATGAACTTCCCCATTCTGTTCGAACATCTCGAGTGGGCCGACCGCCGGGCGCTGACCGCCATGGCGTCGCTTGGCCAGGACAGTGCCCAGTACGCCGAATCGGTGCGGCTCTACGCACATCTGGCGGGTGCCGCGCACACCTGGTGCGCGCGTGTGGAAGGTCGTACGCCGGAGCATCCGGTGTGGCCATCCCTGTCGCTCGACGAGGCGACGGCGCTTTCACGCGTCAGTGTGGCCGGTTTGCGCACGGCCGCCGATGGTGATCTCACGCGGGTGGTGGAGTACCAGAACAGTGCGGGGCACTCGTTTCACAACACGGTCGCGGAGATTCTCGGGCAGGTGATTCTGCACGGCAGTTATCATCGCGGCCAGTTGGCGTTGCTGGCGCGTCAGGGTGGCGGGACACCGGCCATGACGGACTACATCTTCTATGCCCGGATGTGA
- a CDS encoding winged helix-turn-helix domain-containing protein, whose protein sequence is MLAKHPRWQALGDADEEVDVAAESETVSRHVTSDVKRAIRVPLSDPCALLLRFRQAFGVGVKADILAVLLTNEDKPLPVKELAELAGYTQVAVRAALTDLAHAGFVITRQGRPLRYIAPVQPWRGLLSMKSIPAWQPWAAFYGFSTAVQQTVGEGTEKGWSEYALFTKVRARIRQASSLFEHVTTTQREIDLPDEDVGGAIQMLTRWAAKYA, encoded by the coding sequence ATGCTGGCGAAGCATCCCCGGTGGCAGGCATTGGGAGATGCCGATGAAGAAGTGGACGTGGCCGCAGAATCAGAAACGGTGTCACGGCACGTGACCTCGGATGTGAAGCGTGCGATCAGGGTGCCGCTCTCCGATCCGTGTGCATTGCTCCTGAGGTTTCGACAGGCGTTTGGTGTGGGTGTGAAGGCAGACATCCTTGCGGTCTTGCTGACCAACGAAGACAAGCCGCTGCCGGTGAAAGAACTCGCGGAGCTTGCCGGCTACACGCAGGTTGCCGTCCGTGCAGCGCTGACCGATCTTGCGCACGCTGGATTCGTCATCACCCGTCAAGGCCGTCCACTTCGTTATATCGCTCCAGTCCAGCCGTGGCGTGGGCTGCTCTCGATGAAGTCGATCCCGGCATGGCAGCCGTGGGCTGCGTTCTATGGCTTCAGTACAGCCGTCCAGCAGACTGTCGGTGAAGGGACGGAAAAGGGATGGAGCGAGTATGCGCTCTTCACCAAGGTGAGAGCCCGGATCCGACAGGCGTCTTCGTTGTTCGAACATGTGACGACGACACAGCGCGAGATCGATTTGCCGGACGAAGATGTGGGCGGTGCTATCCAGATGCTCACTCGCTGGGCCGCCAAGTACGCATGA
- a CDS encoding DUF488 domain-containing protein — MLPTVWTIGHSTRTLAEFLQLLEQHRIELLVDVRRYPGSRRWPQFASTTLEESLRLVGMLYLPLPSLGGRRRPVPNSPNTAWRSPMFRGYADYMETEDFAEGLLELEACVYGFRTCIMCAEAVWWRCHRGLIADVLRWQGFPVRHILSASSTVDHPYTPAATVTPGGICYTRAIH; from the coding sequence ATGCTGCCCACCGTGTGGACCATCGGCCACTCGACGCGCACCCTCGCCGAGTTCCTCCAGCTCCTGGAGCAGCACCGGATCGAGTTGCTGGTGGATGTCCGCCGGTATCCTGGTTCCCGACGCTGGCCACAATTCGCGAGCACGACCCTCGAGGAGTCTCTCCGCCTCGTGGGCATGTTGTATCTCCCGCTTCCATCCCTGGGCGGACGCCGCCGCCCCGTCCCGAATTCCCCGAACACCGCGTGGCGGAGTCCGATGTTTCGTGGATATGCCGACTACATGGAGACCGAGGACTTCGCCGAGGGGCTCCTCGAGCTCGAGGCATGCGTGTATGGGTTTCGCACCTGTATCATGTGCGCCGAGGCGGTCTGGTGGCGCTGCCATCGCGGGCTGATCGCCGACGTGTTGCGGTGGCAGGGCTTTCCGGTCAGGCACATCCTGTCGGCATCCTCGACCGTGGATCATCCGTATACCCCGGCCGCGACGGTCACACCGGGTGGTATCTGCTACACCCGGGCGATCCATTGA
- a CDS encoding DUF58 domain-containing protein yields the protein MTSSFEVALALGLLIALIGTLASRVDVVLIALPLLACAAIGFDRKPRAGARSTMRVDVTRRAGDDNTGNFTGNFTSNSTDHFTSHFEYRIEVEAPAGTELVHLRITPQGSSSHELILAARDLVTVTGRLPIVHSGRQRVVEVGCRLIGVDSGWLSIPVPQAVVERVVDPAVVPIGSVPLPHRLTGLTGIHGSARPGDGGEFRDVHPYAPGDRLRRIDWKATARRSQGFGDLYVRRTDATSDATLILVMDSREDVGERIEDWSGRPGDGSGLTSMDLAREAASSLATAAIGTGDRVGLIDLAAYDGVVNAGAGKRQLERLLRRIAMCRPSGTWLSRRRAPIVPNGAIVYLFSTFLDDDVTAIALRWRAAGHRVIAVDVLPTPLFDGSGQHTRLAHRIVMAERRRRIADVRANGVELFRWQEDAEQPSRIAVLRALSRAGRRRR from the coding sequence ATGACGTCTTCGTTCGAGGTGGCGCTGGCGCTGGGGCTGTTGATCGCCCTGATCGGAACGCTGGCGAGTCGGGTGGACGTCGTGCTCATTGCGCTGCCACTCCTGGCTTGTGCGGCCATCGGATTCGACCGAAAGCCGCGCGCCGGAGCGCGGAGCACAATGCGCGTCGACGTCACGCGGCGTGCAGGCGATGACAACACGGGCAATTTCACGGGCAATTTCACGAGCAATTCCACGGACCACTTCACGAGTCACTTCGAGTATCGGATCGAAGTCGAGGCGCCGGCGGGTACCGAACTCGTTCATCTGCGCATCACGCCGCAGGGTTCATCCAGTCACGAACTGATTCTTGCGGCGCGGGATCTCGTCACCGTGACCGGGCGTCTCCCCATCGTGCACTCCGGACGTCAGCGGGTCGTGGAGGTGGGTTGCCGGCTGATTGGTGTGGACAGCGGATGGCTGTCGATACCGGTGCCGCAGGCCGTGGTGGAGCGGGTGGTGGATCCGGCCGTCGTGCCAATTGGATCGGTTCCGCTGCCGCATCGACTCACCGGTCTGACGGGCATTCACGGATCGGCGAGGCCGGGCGACGGCGGTGAGTTCCGCGATGTGCATCCGTATGCGCCGGGCGATCGTTTGCGGCGCATCGACTGGAAGGCGACCGCGCGGCGTTCGCAGGGGTTCGGCGATCTCTACGTGCGTCGGACCGACGCGACATCGGATGCGACCCTCATTCTCGTGATGGACAGTCGCGAAGATGTCGGTGAGCGAATCGAGGATTGGTCGGGAAGGCCCGGCGACGGTTCCGGTCTCACGTCGATGGATCTGGCGCGTGAGGCGGCGTCCTCACTCGCGACCGCGGCCATCGGCACGGGCGACCGGGTTGGTCTGATCGATCTCGCCGCGTACGACGGCGTGGTGAACGCCGGGGCCGGCAAGCGGCAACTCGAGCGGCTCCTGCGGCGCATTGCGATGTGTCGGCCGTCCGGCACATGGCTCAGCCGACGGCGGGCGCCCATCGTGCCCAACGGCGCGATTGTCTACCTGTTCTCGACGTTCCTCGACGACGATGTCACCGCGATCGCACTGCGATGGCGCGCGGCCGGTCATCGCGTCATTGCGGTCGACGTGCTGCCGACGCCGTTGTTCGATGGCAGCGGGCAACACACGCGGCTTGCGCATCGCATCGTGATGGCGGAGCGGCGCCGGCGCATTGCCGACGTGCGAGCCAATGGGGTGGAGCTGTTCCGCTGGCAGGAGGATGCGGAGCAACCATCCCGCATCGCCGTCCTCCGCGCACTCTCCCGCGCGGGTCGGAGGCGGCGATGA
- a CDS encoding sulfite exporter TauE/SafE family protein, whose product MLTNEDRPLPVRELADLAGYPQACGLHARVSCVMMLAHSGTIMLIGAIVGFLSGLLGKGGSAIATPALQIFAGIPPFAALASPLPATLPTTFSATLAYYRHSVIDRRVVLTSILFGIPATFLGSYYSDWLEGRALMLLTALFVLALGISFFVGKQSTEEQLERVIPAWKIGGVAVGVGFLSGLLANSGGVLFGPLFIRVLKMPTKRALASSLMVAAGLSIPGTIAHWYFGHIDWRIVMLLSLSAIPSAYLGARLALNLRNHVLERIFGAMLVVFGAFDLIYTWLA is encoded by the coding sequence TTGCTGACCAACGAGGACAGGCCGCTGCCGGTGAGAGAACTCGCGGACCTGGCCGGCTACCCGCAGGCGTGTGGCCTCCACGCACGAGTATCTTGCGTCATGATGCTCGCTCACTCCGGGACGATCATGCTCATCGGAGCGATCGTCGGGTTCCTTTCTGGCCTGCTCGGGAAAGGTGGTAGCGCGATCGCCACCCCGGCGCTCCAGATCTTCGCCGGCATTCCGCCGTTCGCCGCCCTGGCCTCGCCGCTGCCGGCCACGCTTCCCACGACCTTCTCGGCGACGCTCGCCTACTATCGACACAGCGTCATCGATCGCCGCGTGGTGCTCACGTCGATCCTCTTTGGCATACCGGCCACCTTTCTCGGTTCGTACTACAGCGACTGGCTGGAAGGACGAGCGCTGATGCTCCTGACGGCGCTCTTCGTTCTGGCGCTCGGCATCTCGTTCTTTGTCGGCAAGCAGTCGACCGAAGAGCAGCTCGAGCGAGTGATCCCCGCCTGGAAGATCGGCGGCGTGGCGGTCGGAGTCGGCTTTCTTTCCGGCCTGCTCGCCAACAGCGGCGGCGTGTTGTTCGGCCCTCTCTTCATCCGCGTGCTGAAGATGCCGACCAAGCGCGCCCTGGCGAGCAGCCTCATGGTCGCCGCGGGCCTCTCGATCCCCGGGACGATCGCACACTGGTACTTCGGACACATCGACTGGCGCATCGTCATGCTGCTGTCGCTCAGCGCGATCCCCAGTGCCTACCTCGGCGCCCGGCTCGCCCTGAATCTCCGGAATCACGTGCTCGAACGGATCTTCGGCGCGATGTTGGTCGTGTTCGGGGCGTTCGACCTGATCTACACCTGGCTCGCGTAA
- a CDS encoding mechanosensitive ion channel domain-containing protein: MLKWFDTSQIVGALVLAGILGVVGIILSRTVRRLIAVALRHDTSDRIDQMTLSFVSQLTILFLWLLLVTCYAHLVPALHRLGNALLAGVSLMSIIVGFAAQTTLGNLVAGISLVLYKPFRQGDRIQIPAPTGTGHEVGVVENISLGYTLLRTDDRREIVVANGTMAQQTMIKLGPPSADAANASSEIAGAPTGS, translated from the coding sequence ATGCTGAAGTGGTTCGATACAAGTCAAATCGTCGGAGCACTGGTGCTCGCCGGCATTCTCGGCGTGGTCGGGATCATTCTGTCCCGGACCGTCCGAAGACTCATCGCCGTGGCGCTTCGCCACGACACGTCCGATCGAATCGATCAGATGACGCTCTCTTTCGTGAGTCAGCTTACGATCCTGTTCTTGTGGCTCCTGCTGGTCACGTGTTACGCCCATCTCGTGCCTGCACTCCACCGGTTGGGGAATGCGCTGCTCGCCGGCGTGAGCCTGATGTCGATCATCGTCGGCTTCGCGGCTCAGACCACGCTCGGGAATCTGGTCGCGGGCATCAGCCTCGTTCTCTACAAGCCGTTCCGACAAGGCGACCGCATCCAGATCCCGGCCCCCACCGGTACCGGCCATGAAGTGGGCGTGGTCGAAAACATCTCCCTTGGTTATACGCTCCTGCGCACGGACGATCGACGGGAGATCGTCGTTGCCAACGGGACGATGGCGCAGCAGACGATGATCAAGCTCGGGCCACCGAGCGCGGATGCCGCAAACGCTTCATCGGAAATCGCCGGAGCTCCGACAGGGTCGTAA
- a CDS encoding DUF6805 domain-containing protein, with the protein MIGRLLALASSLSVSLALPLSRPTETFVDRRIVDTVIAGNAGSEWAHGYAGHDDWAGVQNDTTFRQANGWMRYAMTTFDDTEVIIACVFVGNRDATRHFDLVVEDSLIARATLTPTDSATRTLEMRVPFGVTRGRTNISVVLRGREGRTPALRSLSILQDHHEMAVTVRPLHQPVAIPVSRLAYSYPPLGAAR; encoded by the coding sequence ATGATCGGTCGTCTCCTCGCGCTCGCGTCCTCTCTCTCGGTGAGCCTCGCACTCCCGCTATCCCGGCCCACTGAGACGTTTGTCGACCGCCGCATCGTCGACACGGTCATCGCCGGCAACGCCGGGAGCGAATGGGCGCACGGCTATGCGGGGCACGACGACTGGGCGGGGGTGCAGAACGACACGACCTTCCGGCAGGCCAATGGCTGGATGCGCTATGCCATGACGACCTTTGATGACACCGAGGTCATCATTGCCTGCGTCTTTGTGGGGAACCGCGACGCGACACGACACTTCGATCTGGTCGTGGAGGACAGCCTCATCGCGCGTGCCACCCTGACGCCCACCGATTCGGCCACCCGCACGCTCGAAATGCGCGTCCCTTTTGGCGTGACCAGGGGGCGCACCAATATTTCCGTGGTACTGCGCGGTCGGGAGGGCCGCACGCCGGCGCTGCGCTCGCTCAGCATCCTGCAGGATCATCACGAAATGGCCGTCACCGTTCGTCCACTTCACCAACCGGTCGCGATACCCGTATCACGACTCGCCTACTCATACCCTCCATTGGGAGCTGCTCGATGA
- a CDS encoding nucleotidyltransferase domain-containing protein, which produces MIVDARIIKAFEEQNGFPLEPNLVVLGLMGSHSHGTYLPPEEPNAVDDVDLMGFVVPPIEYHLGLPRWQHWTFQFEELDVVVYSLEKAVRLLLKSNPNIVGLLWLRDAEYVHRHASFTELRMQRDIFSSQAAAEAFAGYAADQLKRMEAFDLERMAEYESLTSIIRTRGPVNELLEADAQKIKHIASHWHLDIEMLTRFRKIHREHFSGYMGEKRKAMVRKYQYDVKNAAHLIRLLRMGAEFIETGELRVFRTTDADELKVIKRGGWTLDQVKAEAERPFHVVELAKNRSPLKAEPDASAANRLLIGLHRQFLGLSKI; this is translated from the coding sequence ATGATAGTCGACGCGCGAATCATCAAAGCCTTCGAAGAACAAAACGGCTTTCCGCTCGAGCCGAACCTCGTCGTGCTCGGACTCATGGGTTCGCACAGTCACGGCACATATCTACCACCAGAAGAACCGAACGCGGTCGATGATGTCGACCTGATGGGTTTCGTCGTGCCGCCCATCGAATATCATCTCGGACTTCCCCGTTGGCAGCATTGGACGTTTCAGTTCGAAGAACTGGACGTGGTTGTATACAGTCTGGAGAAAGCGGTTCGTTTGTTGCTCAAGAGCAATCCGAACATCGTAGGCCTTCTCTGGCTGCGTGACGCGGAGTATGTGCATCGTCATGCGTCATTCACAGAGTTGCGTATGCAGCGCGACATCTTTTCGTCTCAGGCCGCAGCAGAGGCGTTCGCAGGGTATGCCGCGGATCAACTCAAGCGCATGGAAGCGTTCGACCTCGAACGAATGGCGGAGTATGAGTCGTTGACATCCATCATTCGCACGAGGGGGCCCGTGAATGAACTCCTCGAAGCAGATGCGCAGAAGATCAAGCACATCGCGTCACATTGGCATCTCGACATCGAAATGCTCACACGCTTCCGAAAGATTCATCGTGAGCATTTCAGCGGTTATATGGGAGAGAAGCGTAAAGCCATGGTCCGAAAATATCAGTACGACGTGAAGAATGCGGCGCACCTGATCCGTCTGCTGCGAATGGGAGCGGAATTCATCGAAACGGGGGAGCTGCGAGTGTTTCGCACCACTGATGCAGATGAACTCAAAGTGATCAAGCGGGGTGGTTGGACACTGGATCAGGTGAAAGCGGAGGCGGAGCGACCCTTCCACGTGGTGGAGTTGGCGAAGAACCGTTCGCCGCTGAAAGCTGAGCCCGACGCGTCGGCTGCCAACCGCCTGCTGATCGGACTACATCGCCAATTCTTGGGTCTCTCGAAGATTTGA
- a CDS encoding nuclear transport factor 2 family protein — translation MLDRVLRDYEAAWHRGDAAGLAALFHEDGFVLQGGRPPVRGHTAIQRAYTGQGGSPLRLRALATAIGDTVGYIIGAYGYGDSPEDVGKFTLTLRRRPGGPWLIFSDMDNSSRPARPVSAPPADSLASRQ, via the coding sequence ATGCTCGACCGGGTACTTCGTGACTACGAAGCCGCCTGGCACCGAGGCGATGCGGCTGGCCTGGCCGCGCTGTTCCACGAAGACGGGTTCGTGTTGCAGGGAGGACGTCCGCCGGTGCGTGGGCACACGGCAATCCAGAGAGCGTACACCGGTCAGGGCGGCAGCCCGCTCCGGCTTCGGGCGCTGGCAACCGCGATCGGGGACACGGTTGGATACATCATCGGTGCCTACGGATACGGGGATTCCCCGGAGGACGTGGGGAAGTTCACGCTCACCCTCCGTCGTCGACCCGGGGGGCCGTGGCTCATCTTCTCCGACATGGACAACTCGAGCCGGCCGGCACGTCCGGTCAGTGCTCCGCCTGCCGACTCCCTCGCGAGTCGGCAGTAA
- a CDS encoding MoxR family ATPase, producing MTRLEPTTTAPLTVPEITELVTRIRAEVATAVVGMDSAIEFAIAAILAGGHTLFEDVPGLGKTLAARSIATAIGIDFRRLQCTPDLLPADITGSFVYAPATMSFDFRPGPVFTGLFLADEINRTAPKTQSALLEAMAEGQVTVEGQSFPLPRPFHVIATANPIEYEGTYALPEAQLDRFMIRLAVGYPGRDGEQQVLLNRVARRRERADVATVIDAETLVRMQAGVETVTVDADVVRYCVDLAEATREHPAIAVGASPRGSQALLLMARSIAVIAGRHFILPEDVKRVAIPVLAHRLSLTTQSWAAGMDATRIVAEIVERVPGPLVAGVRRA from the coding sequence ATGACTCGACTCGAACCGACGACCACCGCCCCGTTGACCGTTCCCGAGATCACCGAGCTCGTGACACGCATCCGCGCCGAGGTGGCGACCGCGGTCGTGGGGATGGATTCGGCGATCGAGTTCGCCATCGCCGCCATTCTCGCCGGCGGTCACACACTCTTCGAGGACGTCCCGGGGCTCGGCAAAACACTTGCCGCGCGCAGCATCGCCACGGCGATCGGCATCGACTTCCGTCGGTTGCAGTGTACACCGGATCTGCTCCCCGCCGACATCACGGGCTCGTTCGTCTATGCGCCGGCGACGATGTCATTCGACTTCCGCCCCGGCCCGGTGTTCACCGGTCTCTTTCTCGCCGACGAGATCAATCGCACCGCACCAAAGACGCAGTCGGCATTGCTCGAGGCGATGGCCGAGGGACAGGTGACGGTGGAAGGACAGAGTTTTCCGCTGCCACGCCCGTTCCACGTGATTGCGACGGCCAACCCGATCGAGTACGAGGGCACCTACGCGCTCCCCGAGGCGCAGCTCGATCGGTTCATGATACGGCTCGCCGTCGGGTACCCGGGTCGCGACGGTGAGCAGCAGGTGCTGCTCAACCGCGTGGCACGTCGACGCGAGCGGGCGGATGTCGCCACGGTCATCGACGCGGAGACGCTCGTGCGCATGCAGGCGGGCGTCGAGACCGTCACCGTGGATGCGGATGTCGTGCGCTACTGTGTGGATCTCGCCGAGGCAACCCGTGAGCATCCGGCGATCGCGGTTGGTGCGTCGCCACGCGGCTCGCAGGCGCTGCTGCTGATGGCCCGATCGATCGCGGTGATTGCGGGTCGCCACTTCATTCTGCCGGAAGACGTGAAGCGCGTGGCGATCCCGGTGCTCGCCCACCGTCTGTCTCTCACGACACAGTCGTGGGCCGCCGGCATGGATGCGACCCGGATTGTCGCCGAGATCGTGGAGCGCGTTCCCGGTCCGCTCGTCGCGGGCGTACGGCGCGCGTGA